In Shewanella sp. VB17, a single genomic region encodes these proteins:
- the lgt gene encoding prolipoprotein diacylglyceryl transferase, with amino-acid sequence MDHFIWNIDPVLISFMGLTIHWYGALFATAIGCGFQVMKRIYIKEGHDVESLDNLLIYCVVGIIVGARLAHCIFYDPAYYFSHPLKIFAIWEGGLASHGGGVGAILALFYYHKKTKMPFLFLLDRLAIATAIFGFFVRVANFMNSEILGIPTSVPWAIIFERIDMLPRHPAQLYEAFAYLTIFISLSVIFKYTKMKLKQGAIFGLFLCLVFSARFMIEFIKVTQAAYADGFILNAGQMLSIPFLIVGICLLLKPYLIGAKTRI; translated from the coding sequence TTGGATCACTTTATTTGGAATATCGACCCTGTTTTAATCTCATTCATGGGACTTACAATACACTGGTATGGTGCACTTTTTGCCACTGCTATTGGATGTGGCTTTCAGGTGATGAAGCGTATCTATATCAAAGAGGGGCATGATGTAGAATCATTAGATAATTTACTTATCTATTGTGTTGTTGGGATAATTGTTGGTGCACGTCTTGCTCACTGTATTTTTTACGACCCAGCTTACTATTTTAGTCATCCACTTAAAATATTTGCTATTTGGGAAGGAGGGCTTGCGAGTCATGGTGGTGGTGTCGGCGCAATTTTGGCTCTCTTCTATTACCATAAAAAGACCAAAATGCCTTTTTTGTTTTTGCTTGATAGATTGGCCATCGCCACTGCTATATTTGGTTTTTTTGTGCGCGTAGCCAATTTTATGAATTCGGAAATTTTAGGTATCCCTACTTCTGTGCCTTGGGCGATTATTTTCGAACGAATTGATATGTTGCCACGCCATCCTGCGCAATTGTATGAAGCCTTCGCCTATTTGACTATTTTCATTAGTTTATCTGTTATTTTTAAATACACTAAGATGAAATTGAAACAAGGAGCTATTTTTGGTCTGTTTCTTTGTTTGGTCTTCAGTGCCAGGTTTATGATTGAATTTATCAAGGTGACTCAAGCTGCCTATGCCGATGGTTTTATATTAAACGCGGGCCAGATGTTAAGTATTCCTTTTCTTATCGTGGGGATATGCCTACTATTAAAGCCTTATCTGATAGGAGCTAAGACGAGAATTTAA
- a CDS encoding NAD-dependent succinate-semialdehyde dehydrogenase: protein MQAVKDRGLIKISSYIDGQWCNSGTTFDVTNPANGEVVAQVFNAGVDETEIAVLAAKKALVAWSKLSANERAVILRNWFDLMMAHQDDLGRILTLEQGKPLTEAKGEIAYGASFIDWFAEEGKRVYGDTVPAPSSDKRMLLIKQPVGVVASITPWNFPNAMIARKAAAALAAGCTFVVRPSPLTPLSALAMAELAERAGVPAGVFNVVVGEDAVNMGKVLTQHPAVSKFTFTGSTAVGKILMSQTTTTVKKISMELGGNAPFIVFNDADLDAAVQGAVASKYRNTGQTCICTNRILVQQDIAQAFTDKFITAVANLKMGNGFKEGVNLGPMITSQAVDRVHRLVEETIAAGAKLVAGGQRSIEGENFYEPTILTEVTNDMPLASNEIFGPVTPIIMFNTEAEAIEIANDTEYGLAAYFYSRDIGRVWRMAEALEYGVVGINEGLISNAAAPFGGVKHSGNGREGSKYGLDDYMEIKYICMGGLHN from the coding sequence ATGCAAGCGGTGAAAGACAGAGGATTGATTAAGATCAGTTCCTATATTGATGGTCAATGGTGTAATAGCGGAACCACATTCGATGTCACAAATCCTGCTAATGGTGAAGTGGTCGCTCAAGTGTTTAATGCTGGAGTCGATGAGACTGAAATTGCAGTACTGGCGGCAAAAAAAGCCCTAGTTGCTTGGTCAAAACTGTCGGCCAACGAGCGCGCGGTGATATTAAGAAACTGGTTTGATTTAATGATGGCGCATCAAGATGACCTTGGCCGTATTTTAACCCTTGAGCAAGGTAAACCTTTGACTGAAGCTAAAGGTGAAATTGCTTACGGTGCCAGCTTTATTGACTGGTTTGCCGAAGAGGGCAAGCGCGTCTATGGTGATACGGTTCCTGCCCCATCAAGTGATAAGCGTATGCTCCTAATTAAACAACCTGTTGGGGTTGTGGCTTCGATCACACCATGGAATTTCCCTAATGCCATGATTGCTCGTAAAGCGGCGGCGGCATTAGCTGCAGGTTGTACTTTTGTGGTGCGACCATCGCCTTTGACGCCTTTATCTGCATTAGCTATGGCAGAGTTAGCCGAACGTGCAGGTGTGCCTGCGGGGGTATTTAATGTGGTGGTCGGTGAAGATGCAGTCAATATGGGGAAAGTGCTTACTCAACATCCCGCTGTGTCCAAGTTTACTTTCACAGGATCGACAGCGGTAGGCAAAATATTGATGAGTCAGACGACAACAACTGTGAAAAAGATCTCCATGGAGCTTGGTGGAAATGCCCCTTTTATTGTGTTTAATGATGCCGATCTCGATGCGGCAGTACAGGGGGCTGTTGCTTCTAAATACCGCAATACAGGCCAAACCTGTATTTGTACCAATCGAATATTAGTACAGCAAGACATTGCACAAGCATTCACCGATAAGTTTATTACAGCGGTCGCCAATTTAAAGATGGGGAATGGTTTTAAAGAGGGCGTGAATCTGGGACCTATGATCACTTCACAGGCTGTTGATCGTGTTCATCGACTTGTTGAAGAGACGATAGCCGCAGGGGCTAAGTTGGTTGCTGGTGGTCAACGCAGTATTGAGGGGGAAAACTTTTATGAACCTACAATACTAACCGAAGTGACCAATGATATGCCATTGGCGAGTAATGAAATTTTTGGTCCTGTGACGCCTATTATAATGTTTAATACCGAAGCTGAGGCGATTGAGATCGCTAATGATACCGAATATGGTTTAGCGGCTTACTTTTACTCTCGTGACATTGGCCGTGTTTGGCGTATGGCAGAAGCGCTTGAATATGGCGTGGTTGGTATAAATGAAGGGCTGATTTCTAATGCCGCCGCTCCGTTTGGAGGAGTTAAACATTCTGGTAATGGTCGTGAAGGGTCAAAATATGGTTTAGATGATTACATGGAAATTAAATATATTTGTATGGGGGGCTTACATAACTAA
- a CDS encoding ABC transporter substrate-binding protein, whose translation MRSVTNIFILWILLCISLQTRAIDAIDIALADYPPYEFSQNNEFEGISVKLVKAIFEEMKQPINLSLLPWSRGLKFLKEGQIDGFFQVLVRPERHEYIDYSQVVLIDELVSLFVVEDSIISFNGDFSALSQYRFGARKDFSYGTIYDGAVEDKVITKLTIDVETEHLIRKLCTGELDIVIGDQYAIYHLFNQKMLIKMSEVKRCKKIRHLSPNVQSMPAYMAFSKKRQLSHIRDKFDLVLAEMQQDGRYKKIIETWNKSQ comes from the coding sequence ATGAGATCGGTTACCAATATTTTTATTTTGTGGATCCTGCTCTGCATAAGTCTGCAAACTCGGGCTATTGATGCCATCGATATTGCACTTGCTGACTATCCTCCCTATGAGTTCTCCCAAAATAATGAGTTTGAAGGTATATCGGTTAAACTTGTTAAAGCCATTTTTGAAGAAATGAAACAACCAATCAATTTAAGTTTACTCCCTTGGTCAAGAGGGCTTAAGTTTCTTAAGGAAGGCCAAATTGATGGTTTTTTTCAGGTATTAGTGCGTCCTGAAAGACATGAGTATATAGATTACAGTCAGGTAGTGTTAATCGATGAGCTGGTGAGTTTGTTTGTCGTTGAGGATTCAATAATAAGTTTTAATGGGGATTTTTCAGCGTTAAGTCAATATCGTTTTGGTGCACGAAAAGACTTTAGTTACGGCACTATTTATGATGGAGCTGTTGAGGATAAAGTGATCACTAAGCTGACAATAGATGTAGAGACAGAGCATTTAATTCGTAAGTTATGCACCGGAGAGTTGGATATTGTGATAGGTGACCAATACGCCATTTATCATTTATTTAATCAGAAAATGCTTATAAAAATGAGCGAGGTTAAACGTTGTAAAAAGATTAGACATTTATCCCCTAATGTACAATCGATGCCAGCTTATATGGCTTTTTCTAAAAAGCGTCAACTCAGTCATATTCGGGATAAATTTGATCTGGTGCTGGCAGAAATGCAGCAAGATGGGCGGTATAAGAAAATTATAGAGACTTGGAACAAGAGTCAATAA
- the zapE gene encoding cell division protein ZapE, with amino-acid sequence MSFSPLERYHHKLSLSGFNHDPIQLLAVTQLEVLYQQLKQPTQKTCLGVYLWGDVGRGKTMLMDLFCESTTNIAVPTLRLHFHRFMAKIHQEIMQESGHRDPLKRIAKRIATECKVICFDEFFVSDIGDAMILGTLFAALFDLGIILVATSNIPVTRLYENGLQRQRFTPTIKLLEHYTTQIHLNGLQDHRLRRLNYYQTYFVEPQADFIYLFEQLDVDPNSHDQSLMILGRPIDVIKVSQKHAWFNFNALCNGPRSQLDYIELASRFDVILLSHIPPLGGEPRGWIRARGTEDGSLATQTGERQLYYAVNDDPARRFISLVDELYDQKVKLYLSAAVTLEDLYIGGALSFEFKRTYSRLIEMQSLEYLAPN; translated from the coding sequence ATGAGCTTTTCTCCACTTGAACGTTATCATCACAAATTATCGCTATCTGGCTTTAACCATGATCCCATTCAGTTACTAGCAGTTACTCAACTGGAAGTTCTCTACCAACAACTCAAGCAACCAACTCAAAAAACATGTTTAGGCGTATATCTTTGGGGAGATGTAGGCCGAGGTAAGACCATGCTCATGGATCTTTTCTGCGAATCAACAACGAACATTGCAGTGCCAACTTTAAGGCTACACTTTCATCGTTTTATGGCTAAAATTCATCAAGAAATAATGCAAGAGTCAGGTCATAGAGATCCGTTAAAAAGGATAGCCAAACGCATAGCTACTGAGTGTAAAGTGATCTGTTTTGATGAATTTTTTGTCTCTGATATTGGTGATGCTATGATTTTAGGGACACTCTTTGCCGCGCTATTCGACCTTGGCATTATTCTGGTTGCCACCTCTAATATTCCCGTTACCCGCCTGTACGAGAATGGCTTGCAACGACAAAGATTTACACCAACAATTAAATTACTGGAACACTACACAACCCAAATACATTTAAATGGCCTTCAAGATCATCGACTTCGGCGTTTGAACTACTACCAAACCTACTTTGTTGAACCTCAAGCTGATTTTATTTATTTATTTGAGCAACTTGATGTAGACCCAAATAGCCATGATCAGTCATTAATGATATTAGGCAGACCTATAGATGTCATTAAAGTCAGCCAAAAGCATGCTTGGTTTAATTTTAACGCCCTGTGTAACGGCCCTCGTTCACAACTTGATTATATCGAACTTGCCAGTCGTTTCGACGTTATCTTACTCAGTCATATTCCACCTCTTGGTGGCGAACCTAGAGGTTGGATCCGCGCTCGCGGAACTGAAGATGGTTCATTAGCAACTCAAACTGGTGAGCGACAGTTATACTATGCCGTTAATGACGATCCTGCCAGACGTTTCATCAGCTTAGTGGATGAGCTTTATGATCAAAAGGTAAAGCTTTACCTTAGCGCTGCAGTCACACTAGAAGATCTCTATATCGGTGGTGCACTCAGCTTTGAATTTAAACGAACCTATAGCCGTTTAATTGAAATGCAGTCATTGGAATATTTAGCTCCAAATTAA
- a CDS encoding DUF6351 family protein, with protein MIKQRLIFILLISTLLTACEPDPLERHQVKGIAQMGNEKPILAVEKHISLTQRPEETFTFPIPLGEVGPIDALYAGERQYPFYCMTLDTGLGQPIVDNQIGEGVTVYDKDNHPIGYSKDCLITSRIDYFYTKTGTDIIEHYDIDNPPAGSAIATTTIKGKQVPEIFRLERGSINRYIYYMVMLVPQDSLGDRNNNEYWNKKLIYQFKGGASIGFRQGSMGANRFINRRHSLLRQGYAVVGSSGNNTSYSYNMLLSEDTARRVKKQFTSLYGDPLYTLGLGGSGGALAQYLIAQNSTGILDGLMPIYSFPDMVSQSIFLLDCDLLQHYFNVTDNSNEKWRDWEQREKIEGMNGINDFEHPYTFLVPLNQMIAGAWPSMPNGSSECVYSWFIAATFFYNPKQGFVKPYFSDEVKENVNWTYWQDLAQIYGTDKNGFARTTWGNEGVQYGLLALQKGDINIEEFINLNQYIGSWVPQDKMKKESAITPFGMKFPLWLSLWSRNNITAPSPQIAQRKPADPKAIDNGYRYGQVFIGKAELPILEIRHYLEDELNMHHTSASFESRLRMQDYQGHNDNQVIWVSHKDHTPIEKGVEYLDSWLMASIASADKNPISSKPESLKDTCLDSDGRVLFEGENVWDGEWNGRPAGPCSKIYPIYSNIRVQAGGPWAGSIFKCGQIPVSEAIAQGLYGTVSIENYQTRLENIFPNGVCDYSQGDIAKPDLGLSPTLQVQKSSEIDSKQATSELLMIKQ; from the coding sequence ATGATTAAACAACGCCTCATTTTTATTTTGTTAATCAGCACATTATTAACCGCATGCGAACCTGACCCTCTTGAGCGACATCAGGTCAAAGGTATTGCACAAATGGGTAATGAAAAGCCGATTTTAGCCGTTGAAAAACACATCAGTTTAACCCAGAGACCCGAAGAAACCTTCACATTTCCAATCCCATTGGGAGAAGTTGGTCCCATAGATGCTCTGTATGCCGGAGAGCGGCAATATCCATTCTATTGTATGACACTAGACACCGGATTAGGCCAACCTATTGTGGATAATCAAATAGGCGAAGGTGTGACGGTTTATGACAAAGATAATCATCCAATCGGATACAGTAAAGATTGCCTTATCACATCCAGAATAGATTACTTTTATACCAAAACTGGCACAGACATTATTGAACATTATGATATTGATAATCCACCAGCTGGATCAGCCATAGCGACCACCACCATTAAAGGCAAACAGGTTCCTGAAATTTTCAGACTAGAAAGAGGCAGTATTAATCGCTACATCTACTACATGGTGATGCTAGTACCTCAAGATAGCCTAGGCGACAGAAATAATAATGAGTATTGGAATAAAAAACTTATCTATCAGTTTAAAGGAGGAGCCAGTATAGGTTTCCGACAAGGAAGTATGGGCGCCAATCGGTTTATTAATCGTCGACATTCACTATTAAGACAAGGATACGCAGTCGTGGGATCTAGTGGTAATAATACTAGCTACAGCTACAACATGCTGCTTTCTGAGGACACTGCTAGGCGAGTAAAAAAACAGTTTACCTCACTTTATGGTGATCCCCTTTATACCTTAGGATTAGGTGGGTCTGGTGGAGCATTAGCGCAATATTTGATAGCACAAAATAGCACGGGCATTCTCGATGGATTGATGCCTATTTACAGCTTTCCCGATATGGTATCTCAATCAATATTTCTACTCGACTGTGATCTCCTTCAACATTATTTCAATGTAACTGATAACAGTAATGAAAAATGGCGTGACTGGGAACAAAGGGAAAAAATAGAAGGGATGAATGGGATCAATGATTTTGAACATCCCTATACCTTTCTAGTCCCGCTAAATCAAATGATCGCAGGCGCTTGGCCATCGATGCCTAACGGTAGCAGCGAGTGTGTTTATTCTTGGTTTATTGCTGCCACTTTTTTCTATAACCCTAAACAAGGTTTTGTAAAACCGTATTTCTCAGATGAAGTCAAAGAAAATGTAAACTGGACCTATTGGCAAGACCTTGCTCAAATCTATGGTACCGACAAAAATGGCTTCGCTCGTACCACATGGGGTAACGAAGGAGTGCAATACGGCTTACTTGCTTTACAAAAAGGGGATATTAACATCGAAGAGTTCATTAACCTTAATCAATATATCGGATCTTGGGTTCCACAGGATAAAATGAAAAAAGAAAGTGCTATCACGCCATTTGGCATGAAATTTCCGCTGTGGCTCAGTCTGTGGAGTCGAAATAATATCACTGCCCCTTCTCCCCAAATCGCCCAAAGAAAACCTGCCGATCCCAAAGCAATCGATAATGGCTATCGATACGGACAGGTATTTATCGGTAAGGCTGAACTGCCTATTTTAGAGATCCGTCACTATCTGGAAGATGAACTTAATATGCATCACACCTCAGCTTCGTTCGAAAGTCGTTTAAGAATGCAAGATTACCAAGGTCACAACGATAATCAAGTGATCTGGGTTTCCCATAAAGATCACACCCCAATAGAAAAGGGAGTTGAGTACTTAGATAGCTGGCTTATGGCAAGCATCGCTTCTGCGGACAAGAATCCCATTAGCTCAAAACCTGAATCACTTAAAGATACTTGCTTAGATAGCGATGGAAGAGTCCTCTTCGAAGGAGAAAATGTATGGGATGGTGAGTGGAACGGCCGTCCAGCTGGCCCTTGCAGCAAAATCTACCCTATTTACAGTAATATCAGAGTTCAGGCAGGTGGCCCATGGGCTGGCAGTATTTTTAAATGCGGACAAATCCCAGTGTCAGAAGCAATAGCACAAGGTCTGTATGGTACTGTTTCGATTGAAAACTATCAAACACGCTTAGAAAATATTTTCCCTAACGGCGTCTGTGACTACTCACAAGGGGACATCGCTAAACCAGATTTAGGATTAAGTCCAACTCTACAAGTTCAAAAAAGCTCAGAGATAGACAGTAAACAAGCGACTTCTGAATTACTCATGATTAAACAGTAA
- a CDS encoding methyl-accepting chemotaxis protein produces MNNLSLKAKLMGSAGLLLLLLILSSTFAIYSMYKIGAELESIADIDIPLTEKLADITAHQLQQSVEFERAMHYGNIQQTEKGATAKLQTAIKHFDHGTEQIETEILEAEHIAQQGIEHSSGAALDAFTMLNQGLKQVEKEHKSFEQHAHEVFSLLTQNHLHEAEVLAEKVEHEIDKMNKELEDLLHQIGKFTEESAHIATAHEKQALAVLSMMAIFGVLFGSISSWYITNNIVSGIRSAISTASGDLSQSIEVNSTDEIGELLTAMNNMRQKLLTLFSNVAEMTEQLSTAAEEVSVVTAQTCSTIEIQRDETAQVATAMNEFTTTSRDVATNIVQTANSSAQVLEQTHKGTKVVEQVIIQIAELAEQLEISSQAISEVESQSGAIASMLEVIKAIAEQTNLLALNAAIEAARAGEQGRGFAVVADEVRTLASRTQQSTEEINNIIDKLQSGSNNAVSVMEKSKVQSKLAVDLASRSGDALKLIATEMESINQMSDQIASASEEQCAVSEEVNRNIDKIHNMSIELSTGATQTAQAGQELAEISIRLQSQITQFKS; encoded by the coding sequence ATGAATAACCTTTCATTAAAAGCAAAGTTAATGGGCAGTGCAGGACTACTGTTATTACTGCTTATATTAAGCTCAACGTTTGCTATCTATTCGATGTACAAAATAGGTGCTGAACTCGAATCCATTGCAGACATAGATATTCCCCTGACTGAAAAATTAGCGGACATTACCGCCCACCAACTTCAACAGAGCGTTGAATTTGAGCGCGCCATGCATTACGGAAATATTCAGCAAACAGAAAAGGGAGCCACTGCTAAGCTACAGACTGCCATAAAGCATTTTGATCATGGCACCGAGCAAATAGAAACAGAAATACTCGAGGCAGAACATATTGCTCAGCAAGGCATCGAACATTCGTCAGGCGCCGCATTAGATGCATTCACCATGTTAAATCAAGGATTAAAACAAGTCGAAAAAGAACATAAAAGCTTTGAGCAGCATGCCCATGAGGTATTTAGTTTATTAACCCAAAATCACCTCCATGAAGCCGAAGTGTTAGCTGAAAAAGTTGAACATGAAATCGATAAGATGAATAAAGAGCTCGAGGATTTACTCCATCAAATAGGTAAATTTACCGAAGAAAGTGCCCATATTGCTACAGCCCATGAAAAACAAGCTCTTGCCGTACTGAGCATGATGGCCATCTTCGGTGTATTGTTTGGTAGCATCAGCAGCTGGTACATCACCAATAACATTGTTAGCGGGATCCGCTCAGCCATTAGCACAGCATCTGGCGATCTGAGTCAAAGCATAGAGGTCAATAGCACAGATGAAATAGGTGAGCTGTTAACCGCGATGAATAACATGCGTCAAAAACTGCTAACCTTATTTTCGAATGTCGCTGAAATGACGGAGCAGCTTTCTACCGCTGCAGAAGAAGTCTCTGTGGTCACAGCACAAACCTGTTCCACTATCGAAATACAAAGAGATGAAACCGCCCAAGTCGCCACCGCAATGAATGAGTTCACGACCACCAGTCGCGATGTGGCTACTAATATCGTACAAACAGCGAACTCGTCAGCGCAAGTATTAGAACAAACACACAAGGGCACCAAAGTCGTCGAGCAGGTTATTATTCAAATAGCTGAGCTTGCAGAGCAACTTGAAATTTCATCCCAAGCAATTAGTGAAGTCGAAAGTCAAAGCGGCGCAATAGCCTCAATGCTAGAAGTCATTAAAGCAATAGCCGAACAAACCAATCTTTTAGCACTCAATGCTGCTATTGAAGCTGCCAGAGCTGGAGAGCAGGGGCGAGGCTTTGCCGTGGTGGCAGATGAAGTTCGCACCCTTGCTAGCCGCACCCAACAATCCACCGAAGAGATTAATAACATTATTGACAAACTACAGTCAGGCTCAAATAATGCCGTATCGGTCATGGAAAAAAGTAAAGTCCAATCTAAGTTAGCTGTCGACTTAGCCAGCCGCTCAGGCGACGCGCTTAAGTTAATCGCGACAGAAATGGAAAGTATTAATCAGATGAGCGACCAAATAGCCTCTGCTTCAGAGGAACAATGCGCCGTATCTGAAGAGGTTAATCGCAATATTGATAAAATTCATAATATGTCAATTGAACTGTCTACTGGCGCGACTCAAACGGCTCAAGCAGGGCAAGAACTCGCTGAAATAAGCATACGTTTACAATCTCAAATAACTCAGTTTAAAAGCTGA
- a CDS encoding outer membrane beta-barrel protein translates to MKCTTDRSYCGAVAPNKVALSVISLSNKVVKAPYCLLKPVKKRTELPILWLLVLCCLLACNSTMADDVRWEVSHHYLQQLAYGQHHLLSDPVNSSNLALIVKEGREQLQVSSASRTGWLLAFEPLEFGAENILLVGLSAVSEVYQENVLQEVGQYSGWGAKVGYRVALSERLFSSVQLGGFNWRHTLIHQTTNSTRWDEERTGISPYAGLGLAYRFSDEASVRLNWLHFELSNGNLDSLAIKVDYRF, encoded by the coding sequence ATGAAGTGCACAACCGATCGTTCTTACTGCGGAGCCGTGGCGCCAAATAAAGTCGCCTTGAGTGTGATAAGTCTCTCAAATAAAGTGGTTAAGGCTCCCTATTGCCTGCTTAAACCAGTGAAAAAAAGAACAGAACTGCCCATTCTTTGGTTGCTTGTTTTATGCTGCCTATTGGCATGTAATAGTACCATGGCTGATGATGTTAGGTGGGAGGTGAGTCATCATTATCTTCAACAATTAGCTTACGGCCAACATCATCTTTTGTCTGACCCGGTTAATAGCAGCAATTTGGCACTTATTGTCAAAGAAGGGAGGGAGCAATTGCAAGTCAGTTCTGCAAGCAGAACTGGCTGGTTGTTGGCTTTTGAGCCATTGGAATTTGGTGCTGAGAATATTTTGCTCGTTGGTTTATCAGCTGTGAGTGAGGTGTATCAAGAAAATGTGCTTCAAGAGGTGGGGCAATATTCAGGGTGGGGAGCGAAGGTGGGATATCGTGTTGCGTTAAGTGAGCGCTTATTTAGCTCTGTTCAACTTGGAGGATTTAATTGGCGACACACCTTGATTCATCAGACTACTAATTCGACTCGATGGGATGAAGAGCGAACCGGGATCTCACCTTATGCCGGTTTGGGATTAGCATATCGTTTCAGTGATGAAGCGAGTGTGAGGCTTAACTGGCTACACTTTGAACTGAGTAATGGCAACCTTGATAGTCTTGCCATCAAGGTTGATTATCGATTTTGA